The Pseudomonas extremaustralis genome contains a region encoding:
- a CDS encoding ABC transporter ATP-binding protein yields MHDRPDTPELPKRVDRLTWAEIRRLALRHRKSLWIANSVAVLATLCSVPIPLLLPLLVDEVLLGHGDAALKVMNHALPLGWQKAAGYIGLMLLVTLLLRCSALVFNVVQARLFARLAKDIVYRIRVRLIERLKRISLGEYESLGSGTVTTHLVTDLDTLDKFVGETLSRFLVAMLTLVGTSAILVWMHWQLALLILLFNPLVIYATVQLGKRVKHLKKLENDSTSRFTQALTETLDAIQEVRAGNRQGFFLGRLGQRAREVRDYAIHSQWKTDASSRASGLLFQFGIDIFRAAAMLTVLFSDLSIGQMLAVFSYLWFMIGPVEQLLNLQYAYYAAGGALTRINELLARADEPQYAGGEDPFTGHETVGIEVRGVDFGYGEELVLNQLNLVIAPGEKVAIVGASGGGKSTLVQLLLGLYTPQAGSIRFGGATQQEIGLETIREHVAVVLQHPALFNDTVRANLTMGRNRSDQACWQALAIAQLDATVKALPLGLDSVVGRSGVRFSGGQRQRLAIARMVLAEPKVVILDEATSALDAATEYNLHQALARFLSGRTTLIIAHRLSAVKQADRVLVFDGGHIAEDGDHQQLIAEGGLYAKLYGHLQQVR; encoded by the coding sequence GTGCATGACCGGCCTGATACACCAGAGCTACCCAAACGCGTCGACCGCCTGACCTGGGCGGAAATTCGCCGCCTGGCCCTGCGGCACCGCAAATCCCTGTGGATCGCCAACAGCGTCGCGGTACTGGCGACCCTGTGCAGCGTACCCATCCCCTTACTGTTGCCGTTGCTGGTGGACGAAGTGCTGCTGGGCCATGGCGATGCCGCGCTCAAGGTGATGAACCACGCCTTGCCCCTGGGTTGGCAGAAGGCGGCCGGCTATATCGGCCTGATGCTGCTGGTGACGCTGTTGCTGCGCTGCAGTGCCCTGGTGTTCAACGTGGTGCAGGCACGGCTGTTTGCGCGGCTGGCCAAGGACATCGTGTACCGCATTCGCGTGCGCCTGATCGAGCGCCTCAAGCGTATCTCCCTGGGCGAGTACGAAAGCCTGGGCAGCGGCACGGTCACCACGCATCTGGTCACTGACCTGGACACCCTGGACAAATTCGTCGGCGAAACCCTCAGCCGCTTCCTTGTGGCCATGCTCACCCTGGTCGGCACGTCGGCGATCCTGGTGTGGATGCATTGGCAACTGGCCTTGCTGATTCTGCTGTTCAACCCCTTGGTGATCTATGCCACGGTGCAGTTGGGCAAGCGTGTCAAACACCTGAAGAAACTGGAAAACGACAGCACCTCACGGTTCACCCAGGCCCTGACCGAAACCCTCGATGCCATCCAGGAAGTGCGCGCCGGCAACCGCCAGGGTTTTTTCCTCGGCCGCCTGGGCCAGCGCGCCCGGGAAGTGCGTGACTACGCGATTCATTCCCAATGGAAAACCGACGCCTCCAGCCGTGCCAGCGGTTTGCTGTTCCAGTTCGGGATCGACATCTTCCGCGCGGCGGCGATGCTCACCGTGCTGTTTTCCGACCTGTCCATCGGCCAGATGCTCGCCGTGTTCAGTTACCTGTGGTTCATGATCGGCCCGGTGGAGCAGTTGCTGAACCTGCAATACGCCTACTACGCGGCGGGCGGCGCGCTGACCCGTATCAACGAATTGCTGGCCCGTGCCGATGAGCCACAGTACGCCGGCGGCGAAGACCCGTTCACCGGACACGAGACCGTTGGCATCGAAGTGCGCGGCGTTGATTTCGGCTACGGCGAAGAGCTGGTGCTCAACCAATTGAACCTGGTCATCGCCCCCGGTGAAAAGGTGGCGATCGTCGGCGCCAGCGGCGGCGGCAAAAGTACCCTGGTGCAACTGTTGCTCGGGCTCTACACGCCGCAGGCGGGCAGCATTCGTTTCGGCGGGGCCACCCAACAGGAGATCGGCCTGGAAACCATTCGCGAGCATGTCGCGGTGGTGTTGCAGCACCCGGCGCTGTTCAACGATACCGTGCGCGCCAATCTGACCATGGGCCGAAACCGCAGCGACCAGGCTTGCTGGCAGGCACTGGCAATTGCCCAACTGGATGCTACCGTCAAGGCACTGCCCCTGGGGCTTGATAGTGTGGTGGGGCGTTCCGGGGTGCGTTTTTCCGGCGGGCAGCGACAGCGCCTGGCAATTGCGCGTATGGTCCTGGCTGAGCCGAAAGTGGTGATTCTCGATGAGGCGACCTCCGCGCTGGATGCCGCCACCGAGTACAACTTGCACCAGGCACTGGCGCGGTTCCTCAGTGGCCGTACTACACTCATCATCGCCCACCGCCTGTCAGCGGTTAAGCAAGCGGATCGAGTATTAGTGTTCGACGGTGGTCATATCGCTGAGGATGGCGATCACCAGCAATTGATTGCCGAGGGTGGTCTGTACGCCAAGCTGTACGGACACTTACAACAGGTTCGTTGA
- a CDS encoding EAL domain-containing protein produces MKQKRTFGTPRLLGIVWPFIAVVLFQALLGCVSLYVLSAVRGYVAGESLWSKGQKDAIYYLTLYADNRDEATYLKYQQAIAVPQGGHELRVALDQPVPDLDAARLGILKGGNHPDDVSNVIWLYLNFRHFSYLEKAIELWTVGDGFLVQLDSLAQEMHRAITHDQLSANDVQQWKAHITAINEGVTPAAKAFSDALGEGSRVILRLLLITNLATALGLIVLALLRTHKLLAQRHAFADALEQEKERAQITLESIGDGVITTDVDGAITYMNPAAEALTHWHSSRAQGLPLAALFSLLDDDAPSDGFTLIEHIVKGQLGGGSEHSKTIQRLDGSTVSVTLVGAPIRSAGKVTGAVLVLHDMTQERQYIANLSWQATHDALTGLANRREFEYRLEQVLHPAGYAHTGRHALMFLDLDQFKLVNDTCGHAAGDELLRHICALLQSDLREGDTLARLGGDEFGILLENCPPAVAEKIAESLRHTVQSLHFVWKGRPFMTTVSIGLVHISNTPTTLETSLRAADMACYMAKEKGRNRVQVYHADDSELSLRFGEMAWVQRLHMALEENRFCLYSQEIAPLKPVDGDIGHIEILLRLHDEAGRIILPDSFIPAAERYGLMTSLDRWVVENVFRIIARCLQERPGRPMAMCAINLSGITIGDDDFLGFLHDQFRTYSIPPEIICFEITETSAIANLGSAIRFINELKALGCHFSLDDFCAGMSSFAYLKHLPVDFLKIDGSFVKDMLDDPINRAMVEVINHIGHVMGKRTIAEFVETPQIEQALLEIGVDYAQGYLIERPQLFTFESLQCRPARPQPLLSKAPGTFR; encoded by the coding sequence ATGAAGCAAAAGCGGACTTTCGGAACGCCACGGCTGTTGGGCATTGTGTGGCCATTTATCGCTGTGGTGCTGTTCCAGGCATTGTTGGGCTGCGTCAGTCTTTACGTGCTTTCAGCGGTGCGCGGTTATGTGGCGGGCGAAAGCCTGTGGTCCAAGGGCCAGAAAGACGCCATCTATTACCTGACGCTTTACGCCGATAATCGCGACGAAGCCACCTACCTCAAATACCAGCAGGCCATTGCCGTGCCCCAGGGCGGACACGAGCTGCGCGTTGCCCTGGACCAACCTGTCCCTGATCTCGACGCGGCGCGCCTGGGTATCCTCAAGGGCGGCAACCATCCGGATGACGTTTCCAATGTGATCTGGCTGTACCTCAATTTCCGCCATTTCAGCTATCTGGAAAAAGCCATCGAGCTATGGACCGTGGGCGATGGCTTCCTGGTTCAACTGGATAGTCTGGCCCAGGAGATGCACCGCGCGATCACCCATGACCAGCTCAGTGCCAACGATGTGCAGCAGTGGAAAGCCCATATCACCGCGATCAACGAGGGGGTAACTCCCGCCGCCAAAGCGTTCAGCGATGCCCTGGGCGAAGGTTCGCGCGTGATCCTGCGACTGCTGTTGATCACCAACCTGGCGACGGCCCTGGGGCTTATCGTGCTCGCGCTGTTGCGCACCCATAAGCTGCTCGCCCAGCGTCATGCTTTCGCTGATGCCTTGGAGCAGGAAAAAGAGCGGGCACAGATCACGCTGGAGTCGATTGGCGATGGGGTGATCACCACCGACGTCGACGGTGCCATCACCTACATGAACCCGGCGGCCGAGGCGCTGACCCATTGGCATTCGTCCCGGGCACAGGGGCTGCCCCTGGCGGCACTGTTCAGCCTGCTGGACGACGATGCTCCGTCCGACGGTTTTACGTTGATCGAACACATCGTCAAAGGCCAGCTCGGCGGTGGCAGCGAGCACTCGAAAACCATCCAGCGCCTGGACGGCAGTACGGTCTCGGTCACCCTGGTGGGGGCGCCGATCCGCAGCGCCGGCAAGGTCACGGGGGCGGTGCTGGTGCTGCATGACATGACCCAGGAGCGCCAATACATTGCCAACCTGTCATGGCAAGCGACCCATGACGCCTTGACCGGCCTGGCTAACCGCCGCGAGTTCGAGTACCGCCTGGAGCAAGTGCTGCACCCGGCCGGGTACGCGCACACCGGCCGGCATGCATTGATGTTCCTCGACTTGGACCAGTTCAAACTGGTCAACGACACCTGCGGACATGCGGCGGGCGATGAATTGCTGCGGCATATCTGCGCGCTGCTGCAATCGGACCTGCGCGAAGGCGACACCCTGGCCCGGCTGGGGGGCGATGAATTCGGCATCCTGCTGGAGAATTGCCCGCCGGCGGTGGCGGAAAAAATCGCCGAAAGCCTGCGCCATACTGTGCAAAGCCTGCATTTCGTGTGGAAGGGCCGGCCGTTCATGACCACGGTCAGTATCGGCCTGGTGCATATCTCGAACACCCCGACGACCCTGGAAACCTCGCTGCGCGCCGCTGACATGGCGTGCTACATGGCCAAGGAAAAGGGCCGCAACCGCGTGCAGGTGTACCACGCTGATGACTCGGAACTGTCCCTGCGTTTTGGCGAAATGGCCTGGGTGCAACGCCTGCACATGGCATTGGAGGAGAACCGGTTCTGCCTGTATTCCCAGGAAATCGCGCCCCTCAAGCCGGTCGATGGCGACATCGGGCATATCGAAATCCTGCTGCGCCTGCACGATGAGGCCGGTCGTATCATCCTGCCCGACAGCTTTATCCCGGCCGCCGAGCGTTATGGGTTGATGACGTCCCTGGACCGTTGGGTGGTGGAGAACGTATTCAGGATCATTGCCCGCTGCCTGCAAGAGCGTCCGGGGCGGCCGATGGCGATGTGTGCGATCAATCTGTCGGGCATCACCATTGGCGACGATGACTTTCTTGGCTTCCTGCACGACCAATTCCGCACCTACAGTATCCCTCCCGAGATAATCTGTTTTGAAATTACTGAAACCAGTGCGATTGCGAATTTGGGCAGTGCGATTCGCTTTATTAATGAACTCAAGGCCTTAGGTTGTCATTTTTCCCTTGATGACTTTTGTGCCGGAATGTCCTCATTCGCTTATCTTAAACATTTACCTGTAGACTTCCTGAAGATCGATGGAAGTTTCGTGAAGGATATGCTGGACGACCCGATTAACCGCGCGATGGTTGAAGTGATCAATCACATTGGCCACGTCATGGGTAAACGCACAATTGCAGAGTTTGTCGAGACACCGCAGATCGAACAGGCGTTACTCGAGATTGGTGTCGATTACGCTCAGGGCTACCTGATCGAACGACCGCAATTGTTTACCTTTGAAAGCTTGCAGTGTCGTCCTGCTCGGCCGCAGCCCCTGTTATCCAAGGCGCCTGGCACATTCCGCTGA
- a CDS encoding TenA family transcriptional regulator, whose translation MIDTFNRTGPLMEASSYPVWAQQLIQDCSESKRRVVEHELYQRMRDNTLSAKTMRQYLIGGWPVVEQFALYMAQNLTKTKFARHPGEDMARRWLMRNIRVELNHADYWVNWAGAHGVSLEDLQAQNVPPELHALSHWCWHTSSADSLIVAIAATNYAIEGATGEWSALVCSTGVYAAAFPEEERKRAMKWLKMHAQYDDAHPWEALEIICTLAGMSPSKALQVELRQAVCKSYDYMYLFLESCMRLEKEKAPAAVQRERQVRVASEA comes from the coding sequence GTGATCGACACATTCAACAGAACCGGCCCGCTGATGGAAGCCTCGAGTTACCCCGTCTGGGCTCAACAACTGATCCAGGACTGTAGCGAGAGCAAGCGGCGCGTTGTCGAACACGAACTGTACCAGCGCATGCGCGATAACACGCTCAGCGCCAAGACCATGCGCCAATACCTGATCGGTGGCTGGCCCGTCGTTGAACAGTTTGCGTTGTATATGGCGCAGAACCTCACCAAGACCAAATTTGCCCGCCACCCAGGTGAAGACATGGCCCGGCGCTGGCTGATGCGCAATATTCGCGTGGAACTGAACCACGCCGACTATTGGGTGAACTGGGCTGGTGCCCACGGTGTGAGCCTGGAAGACCTGCAGGCGCAAAACGTACCGCCAGAGCTGCATGCACTGAGCCATTGGTGCTGGCACACCAGCTCGGCCGATTCGCTGATCGTGGCGATCGCCGCGACCAACTATGCGATCGAGGGCGCGACCGGAGAGTGGTCAGCACTGGTGTGTTCCACGGGCGTTTACGCCGCCGCCTTCCCCGAGGAAGAACGCAAGCGCGCGATGAAATGGCTGAAGATGCATGCCCAGTACGATGACGCTCATCCTTGGGAAGCGTTGGAGATCATCTGCACCCTGGCCGGGATGAGCCCGAGCAAGGCACTACAGGTAGAACTGCGCCAGGCCGTGTGCAAGAGCTACGACTACATGTACCTGTTCCTGGAAAGCTGCATGCGCCTGGAGAAAGAAAAAGCCCCGGCAGCCGTGCAGCGCGAGCGTCAGGTACGCGTCGCCAGCGAAGCCTGA
- a CDS encoding GGDEF domain-containing protein produces MKTPTQTNAIDFDSAKLQRLGFGQPSLLPRHPATIFQLRQQLGMQLQTSLEPQHILAVFFREIQRLVPLDALQYRHEASDLRLEFGHRGHHSVSYSLSHEGEHLGELIFRRNQRLLEEELGQLESLLAALLYPMRNALLYRAATRSALRDPLTDTGNRIAMDQTLQREIDMARRHMSPLSLLMLDIDHFKTINDTHGHAAGDNVLRAVAGAIKGQLRNVDMVFRFGGEEFLILLSNTGRDAAAMVGERLRHAAQTQDYRAEGTRIELTVSLGCSTLLAAESAESLLRRADNALYVAKREGRNRLAMAG; encoded by the coding sequence ATGAAAACACCCACCCAGACCAACGCAATTGACTTCGACAGTGCAAAATTGCAACGCCTGGGCTTCGGTCAGCCATCCCTCCTCCCGCGTCATCCAGCGACCATTTTTCAACTTCGCCAGCAACTGGGCATGCAATTGCAGACCAGCCTGGAACCGCAACATATCCTTGCCGTGTTCTTTCGCGAGATCCAACGCCTGGTGCCGCTGGATGCCTTGCAGTATCGCCACGAAGCTAGCGACCTGCGCCTGGAGTTCGGCCACCGTGGCCACCATTCGGTGAGCTATAGCCTCAGCCACGAAGGTGAGCACCTGGGTGAGCTGATATTCCGCCGCAACCAGCGCTTGCTGGAAGAGGAGCTCGGCCAGCTTGAATCCCTGCTGGCCGCCCTGCTCTACCCGATGCGCAACGCGCTGCTCTACCGCGCCGCCACCCGCAGTGCCCTGCGCGACCCGCTGACCGATACCGGCAACCGCATTGCCATGGACCAGACCCTGCAACGGGAAATCGACATGGCGCGCCGGCACATGAGCCCCTTGTCCTTGCTGATGCTGGACATCGACCATTTCAAGACCATCAACGACACCCACGGCCACGCTGCCGGCGATAACGTACTGCGCGCGGTCGCCGGGGCGATCAAGGGCCAGCTGCGTAACGTGGACATGGTGTTTCGGTTTGGCGGGGAAGAGTTTCTGATCCTGCTGTCCAACACCGGCCGGGATGCGGCGGCCATGGTCGGCGAACGCCTGCGCCATGCGGCACAGACCCAGGATTATCGGGCGGAGGGTACGCGGATCGAATTGACGGTGAGCCTGGGCTGCTCGACCCTGCTGGCCGCCGAGTCAGCCGAAAGCCTGCTGCGCCGGGCCGACAACGCCCTGTACGTGGCCAAGCGCGAAGGTCGCAACCGCTTGGCCATGGCGGGGTAA
- the lldD gene encoding FMN-dependent L-lactate dehydrogenase LldD: MIISSASDYRAAAKRKLPRFLFDYIDGGAYAEHTMRANSSDLAEISLRQRILRNVDNLSLKTSVFGQELAMPVILSPVGLTGMYARRGEVQAAKAAANKGIPFCLSTVSVCSIEEVASQSPQSIWFQLYVLKDRGFMRNALERAQAAGITTLVFTVDMPTPGARYRDAHSGMSGPFAASRRMLQAVTKPQWAFDVGLMGRPHDLGNISKYLGKPTHLEDYIGWLANNFDPSISWKDLEWIREFWKGPMIIKGILDPQDAKDAVSFGADGIVVSNHGGRQLDGVLSTAKALPAIADAVGDDLTVLVDSGIRSGLDVVRMLALGAKACLLGRAAAYALAADGQHGVENLLDIFAKEMRVAMTLTGVTTIDQIDHTTLVQPNN; the protein is encoded by the coding sequence ATGATTATTTCGTCCGCTTCCGACTACCGCGCAGCCGCCAAACGCAAGCTGCCGCGCTTCCTGTTCGACTACATCGACGGCGGCGCCTACGCCGAACACACGATGCGCGCGAACAGTTCGGACCTGGCCGAGATCAGTCTGCGCCAGCGCATCCTGCGCAATGTCGACAACCTCAGCCTGAAAACCAGCGTGTTTGGCCAGGAGCTGGCCATGCCGGTGATCCTCAGCCCGGTAGGCCTGACCGGTATGTATGCGCGACGCGGTGAAGTGCAGGCGGCCAAGGCGGCGGCCAACAAGGGCATCCCATTCTGCTTGTCGACGGTGTCGGTGTGTTCGATCGAAGAAGTGGCGTCGCAGAGCCCGCAGTCGATCTGGTTCCAGCTCTATGTGCTCAAGGACCGCGGCTTTATGCGCAACGCGCTGGAGCGGGCCCAGGCGGCTGGCATCACCACGCTGGTGTTCACAGTGGACATGCCGACACCGGGAGCGCGCTACCGCGATGCTCACTCGGGCATGTCCGGGCCATTCGCGGCATCGCGGCGTATGTTGCAGGCCGTCACCAAACCGCAGTGGGCCTTCGACGTAGGCCTGATGGGCCGCCCCCACGACCTGGGCAACATCTCCAAATACCTGGGCAAACCCACCCACCTGGAAGATTACATCGGCTGGCTGGCCAACAACTTCGACCCCTCCATCAGTTGGAAAGACTTGGAGTGGATTCGTGAGTTCTGGAAAGGCCCGATGATCATCAAAGGCATCCTCGACCCCCAGGATGCCAAGGACGCCGTGAGTTTCGGCGCCGATGGCATCGTGGTCTCCAACCATGGCGGCCGACAGCTGGACGGTGTGCTGTCCACCGCCAAAGCGTTGCCTGCGATTGCCGATGCGGTAGGCGACGACCTGACGGTGCTGGTGGACTCCGGCATCCGTTCTGGGCTGGATGTGGTGCGCATGCTCGCCCTGGGCGCCAAGGCGTGCCTGCTGGGCCGTGCAGCCGCCTATGCGCTGGCCGCCGATGGCCAGCACGGGGTGGAAAACCTGCTGGATATCTTCGCCAAGGAAATGCGCGTGGCCATGACATTGACCGGTGTCACCACGATTGACCAGATTGACCACACCACCCTGGTGCAGCCAAATAACTGA